GAGGGTTTGGAGGGGAAGAGATAAGAGAGAAAAGGAGGGGACAATTTTCCTTATTTACTGATAATCAGAGGGATTGAAGGGCAAGGAAAACAGACCCCTCTGATTCTCTCCAACGCACCAATCAAAACCATCATACTAGGGAATTTCTCAGTCACATCCCCCCGTCCCAAATCACGCAAGGGAAAAATTGCAATTGAACACATTACGCCCATTTCACATTGTCATCACCATAAGACCATCATGTTAGCAGAACGCGTAGTAGAGAGGAGAACTAATGGGGGTTGATACTTGATAGTGAGAAAACACACCTTGGAAGTCGGGGATCAATAATTCGCCTCTCACGCAGCTCTTCCAAAGGAAGTGACTGAAATTCAAGAGAACCCAAAATGTGAGTCAACAATGTTGATTTTTGGCCCACAATATAAGGGCAGGCATATTGCTACTGGCCTATTGTACTAAGCCATGGGAATGTTAAATTTACGACATGGCTATGAGGGATCCAGCGACACAGTAGTGGCACCCATGGCAATAGGCCTTGCCCAAAAGAAAACTTGTACACGAAAGAGAATACCATGTCTGGAGCTGGAACCAGTGGCATAACTGCGTCTTGGTATTCAAAGCCCTTCCCCTCTTTCTGCATAAAAAATAACCACTGTCTCGTGCCTTACTATAAATTCCTCTCCCCTCAACCTCTCAAAAAATAAAGATGAGCCACATCAATGTCAACATCAATAACATTACACCAATGTCTCCCGTAAATGGCGGGACACAGGGGTACACATGTATCCAGCCTTAGGCTTGTTCTCACAATTGCAAATAATTAGTCTCCAAATGACCCATGATGAAAATTGTGTTAATAATCGCATGGAGTGACCGGCACTCCACAATAAAAAGAACAATTAGTGAGCCATTTTCCTTCATGTCATAATTATTTAGAACCCAAAGAATTGTGTCGACATCAATGTGAAAAACAAAAGGCTATTGGGAGTAAGCAATCAAAAGTCCTGATATGAAGACAATAGTGTTAGCAGTCATTTAACTTAATCCAGCAAGTTTTACATCATAAGTGGGTCTTATCAAACCGATGGCCAGATAGCGCATCCTTTTGACCACCATCTTAAGAGAGAATTTCAGTAGCAACGGACATACTGTGATTGACAGCAAAACTGACACTTATGTATACTAAAACAGTATGAGTAACAATAAGATGGAAACTGGGAAAAAAGTAATCACTTGAAATGAAGCGAGCATCGTGAATAAAACGTTCCCTTTTTGAACTGCTTCCACTCTTCTGCTATCAAAGCTCTTTCCATCATGAACGCGATGAACCTCATATTTAATAGGAACTGCCAACGTGAATAAAAATGTCACTGCAATTTACCCGGATCAAAACTAGTTTATGCAGCCAAAGGCTCAAGAAATGATCTCACTATTATTATCCCCAACAAGAAGAAAATAAGCTTGCAGATGATGGACAGTCTTAGAACAATCAACAGTTTTCGATGCTGCTGCTAGAGCCTGCTTGTATAAGAAGTAAACAACTGATCGCGATTTGCACAGTTTCCAAAACAGACAACCCTCAAAAATAAATGCATATAGCTCAACATGGAAACAAATCTTACATGGCCAATTAACTGTCCTCCGAACACGTTCCTTAACCGCAGAGCGTAGGGCAGGGTAATAGCTTGAAATAGGTTGACCTACACGCAATCAGTAGATGAAATAATTCTGGTCCTATTGAATAATCATCAATGAAGAACAACATAGAAAAATCCATCATTGAACACGCAAAATGGCCTGTTTGTACACATACAAGACTAATTATTTTGGCCTAAATTCAATCAGTAAGTTAATCAAAGTAGATTAGAACCATGGCAGATTTCTACACCAAAAGATAAGATATAAAACAATGGTTAGACCAACTTGCACATCTTTGAAGAAGCATTAAATTATGCAGATTGAGCCAACAGAAAGATACGACAGAAGTCAGAGTAAGAAGACTTATAGTTAATTACTCAAAGGTCGACATACTTTGATTGGATCCAACTGTAGTATGCTTTCTACGGGTGCATTCTCTTGTCTTTCAAGTgcatcccaaatagattttggtTGAAGCAAACCGCAGTGTTGTGAAGCCAGGACCAAGCAGGTCAGCTGTCACAAACAGTGTAGAATAAGCATAACTTCAAGGGCGAAGCACCCTTTTCCTCCAAGTACATTTGAGAGTGATAAAGATTTCCAGGACATCGGAGGAATCAGTCAAACCGGAAACTAGTTTTTCAAAACACGCGCATGCCAATGATGATCTGTGGTTACTAGAGTTTTCGACAGCCTGACTTCTACTCAAGACAAAAAGGTCTCTAAATTGCTTCTTTCATAGTGGTTATAAGAAAACTTAGATTACACCATAGTTTTTTCAATGACGGACAGATAAGCTACTTTATCATTCTTAATAAGCTGTGGTTCACATGGATGCTGTTTACATCATCTCAAAAATACATTTTTTGTTTAAAATGTATTCCCtttgtctcggtcatttgtttacctttcttaTTTATGTGAGGAgtgttttaatcaaaggtaaataaatgattgggacaaAGGGAATAATACCGTGTATTGATTAAAATAAGACCAAGGAAAGGTTGCTCTTGTACAAAAGACACCACAAAGGGAATGACCACATACAAAAAAGGAGAGCAAGATGCTTAAGCTCTCATGAGTGATCTCTTCTGAAAAAGAAATTCCAATTTGATTGAATGAAGCACTTGACTGTAACTATATAGCAACTTCAAAAATACATCTTTAACGAAGTCTTTGGGTGAAAAAGTACCTTAGATGATGCAACCACAACATATGCTGTAACACCTACAGAACCATTTACATTaactttcagaatgtataaaaaaatataataaagatgCAAGCACGGAAATGTGAACAACAGTCCTACAAGATCATGAATTTTCGACACTGCCTACTTCAAAGCATGAAATTAAGATATTCCACTTTAAGAGGGCTCCCAAATATAGCTTGTACCTTCAGCGTAGCCAACTCTATGACCAAATATTCAGAACTGGTATAAGAATCGCTACAAAGGAGACCGGTGCTACAACATGTCTATTTATCATGTCAAAAGTTCATAGAATATTGATGACCACACAGGCTTCCTCCTAGCCCCTTGTATTATTCTTTCTACAACTATTGGAGATAACTGAGAGATGTAACACTTACCACAGCCAAAATAGTCGTAGCGTTTCAACACAGGGTCAAGATGAATGGCTTCCACTGAATACCAAAGAACTTCAGCCTAAACAGTATGTAAGGATGTTTAGCAAAATTCCGAGGATGTGGATTAGAAGAGAGacaaaatattactccctcctattccagataaccgtcccattgtccatttccgtctattcacaataatgtcCCATAGTCCATTTTTGGCAAGTGTTGTGTGGTCTAAATTCaattccatttccgtctattcacataactgtcccattgtccgttttgtgtggtctaaattcactttcttaattcttgtgccatcttcacaatgggacggttatctggaataggagggagtatgagaCAAGAACAGCTTACCTCCCCTTCCAAGATAAAATAAACTCCTTCGCATTCTCCATTAGGGATAACAAACTTTCCCTCATCTATAGTGGTTTCAAAATATAATGGTCAAATCCTTCATTTTGGTGCCTTATATCCAACAATGAACATACTCTACTCCTTTAAATTGGTATTGACACATAACGAACTCTAATCATAACTTCATATACTCTTAACAGTCATGAACTCAAATGAGGGCGGAATGGTAAAGCAAACGTAAATAAAACAAACGAAGCGTGTCCAATAATACACTCCATGAAAAGAGCAACCAAAACTACAATAACAATCATACCAATATGAGGGTTTCATACATTAACCTGGTTGCTAGGTGCAATCAATCCAATAAAATCAAAAAATTGGTTCGTGTGTATTCTTATCATAGCGTTTTGGTTAATATTCACTTCCTTCACCCAATCATCTACTCTGTATTTACCTATTTCATTTTAGTGTGCCTCGTATCACTACTCCATTTTCTAATTCAATTCATCAAATCAAATCGGTTCGCTTAAATTGCAGCAACATAGTAAAAATCAAATCATGGGAGTCAAGCCATGAACTTTAATTCACGAAACAATATCACCCACCACCACAAGGCACAACAACCAGCATCACAAACCAAATTAAACCATTACACTGAATAGATACAAAACATACTCCACAATGACTTGTATAAAATCAAACCGTCTCATAGTGTGAGACCGTCTCACGCAATAACTACTTACTGAAAATGTATTACTGTAAGCCTGTAACACTTACCATAATGCTTAACTTTGACCAATTCAGCAATTTTTGTAACAGATGAACTGGGTAATCTCTGAATCAGTGGAATTTCACTCAAAAATTCTACAACTGCAATTTCATCAAACAATCATGTAATATCAAAAACAGTCCATAAACTTAATTTACATAAATTCAATAAATTGGAAATGTGATTACCTGATTCAGTGTTCATCTTTTTAAAAAAATGGGAAAAAATTGAGTTgaccaaaaatcaaaatcaaccaaTAAATACATAGGAGTACAAGAAACTCCATTGAATATATTAATCATTATTAAAACTAATATATTGTGCATGTGTAACTCCAGCGATCAAATTTTCGATTATaaaaacaattggtctcccttgtgacggttaccatttgtggcgaatattttgtgagttaaaatggtaacaaaatgggttagtggagaaaggggaccacatgaatagtgttgcagagagagaaaaagtgggtattttgtgaggtaaaatggtattcgtcactcaagagtgacggatatgtgccgtcacaaacaagaatttgtgttataaAAACGTTCATCTTCCGGTGACACGCGATTTTTTTCTTGTTCAGCGCAAACTTTGGGTTAGACAATAGGTGAGATAAGTAAACTTGTCAACCGGGTTGGATAAATTGGGAATATAGGGTGGCTAAGAGAACAAGAGTTAATTCAAGTGGTAAGATAGCTTTTATCCCAATTATAAAGTTGGGTTTGAGTCTCACCCGCGATATGGTGCGCTCATTTAAACCAAAAAAATAGAATCcgtttttgaaataatgctcaaaaataaaaaaaaattgtcgttttgggtcggttttgaaaataattatcgaaatggtgtccacgtaggctcgtttTTTACGAGCCTGTATGGGGTTTAAACACGCCATAAGTATTGGCGTGTTTAATTGAAAGAACACGCCACGCCATTACATATGGCGTGTTTAGGCAGTCCAAAATTCAAACCCAAAGTCAGTAGCAACATAAGGAAAGAAAGGgaacacgccattacgtatggcgtgtcttGTTAAAGAAACAtgccattacgtatggcgtgttttaGCAGCCCAAATTTCCAACCCAAGTCAGTGGTTGTGCATTTGGAAAGAAAGAGAAcccgccattacgtatggcgtgtcttATGGAAgaaacacgccaatacgtatggcgtgtttgcTGAGATTCCTTTTTTTGttaacaactttctgtttcccgtCACTTTCTACCACAAAACACACACCATTCCCCATCTCCGCCTCTCAAACACCCCAAGTGCGATACAACAAACCTCACTCCCCTTCTTATTTCTTCACCTCACACTCATCTCCGGCGAATCTCCGGCGTGTCTCCGGCATTATATTGGGTTTTTGCTTTTCAAATACATTCTACCTAATTAGTAAGGTAATCTAATTCTTTTAACTTATTtaatttcatcttttgaatgtagATTTAGCTTATTTTGTCTTCATTGTTGGTAATTATGTTGTTTTGTGCCTAGATCTACAACTTATATGTGTTAATTTAAGGTTGTTTAAGGAAAACCccaaatttcgaaaccctaattaggATGAacgatttatgatttttaattgttgtttaggtATGTATTTTAGGGAAATTAGGTTATTGGTAGTTGATTTAtactaaatttgttcaatttttttttatagaaTGGAAATTTGTGATTTTCCTCTTATTTGTTATTGGGATGGAGAAGTGTTGGAGCAAAATGGATGTGTAACTTATATAGGAGGGAATCAATGTTTTATTCTAGCTAGTACAAAGATGACATATCTTGAATTAGTTGAAGAGATATATAAGGGAATCGGCGTTCAAagtttgggtactcaattgaaggTAATGATGAAATTTCCAAGTGCCGGGTGTTTCAAAATTGTACCCCTTAAAAATGAGGGAGCCTTTAAAGCGTTATGGGCAAGTATTCGTCATTCACATACTCCTACAATGGACATATTTGTAGAAGTTTCTACTAGTCAAATTGTCACTCCTACACCAAGTATTAGGCTAGATGATGTTGCTcaatttgtttcacttgaaaCTAATGACGTAAATGATGGGGAATTTTATGGTAACTTAGaaggtgatgagattgatgaggaaTTGGCAATACTTGATGAGAATTTGTTGGCAAATGaagaagatggtgatgatgatcttgTCTTTGCTAGTGCTCCCATTGTTGAGTTTAATAAGATTGATCAATTAGATGAGGATGAATTGAATAATTTGGAAAACTTGGGAAAATATGGTAAGATATGAACATGGGAAAGAGTTTGCGGTTGGACAAGTGTTCCCAAACAAAGCTTCACTTAGCGATGAGGTGACATCATATTGTGTTAAAGCAAATCAATTTTTCAAAGTTGCCGAATCAAAGCCTAATACTATTACCTTCAAATGTGGCCGGTCTCTTACACCATGTAATTGGCGGTTAAGGGCTACACAAAAAGACTTTCATTCTGAAGTTTTTACCATTGTGACATACAAAGGTCCTCATGATGAGTCTTGTGTTTGTGACATGGTACCTCAAGACCACATGAATTTGAAACGAGCATTCATAAGTCATGAGATTCGTAACCTTGTTAAGGGAGATTGGGGATATAAAGTAAACTCTGTTGTTACTTATATTTTAGATAAGTATGATTACACAATTTCATACACCAAAGCTTGGAATGCAAAACAAAGAGCAATTGAGGAAATATTTGGAGATTGGGATAAATCATATGAGTTGCTACCTCGTTTCATGCAAGGCTTAAAAGAATATAATCCTGGCACTATTGTTCAATTTTATACAACACCAACAACGAACCCAAATGTGCAAAAATTCAAGCGTGTTTTTTGGGGATTTAAACCATGTATTGATGGCTTTGAACATTGTCGGCCAGTTTTAAGCATTGATAGAACCCACTTATATGAAAAGTTCAAGGGAACTATTTTGACAGCTATGTCAATTGATGCTAATAATCAAATTTTCCCGGTTGCTTTTACTATTGTTGAAGCCGAAAATACCGATAGTTGGCCTTGGTTTATGTCTTGCATAAGAGTATTTGTTACCAAAAGAAGTGGGTTGTGTGTCATTTCCGATAGACACAAAGGGATTATGAAAGCAATGAGTGAAGTTGGTAGTGGGTGGGACGTGCCGTATGCTTATCATAGAGTTTGCATTCGTCATTTGGCTTCAAATGTTAATACAAGATTTAGAAATAATGCAGTTAAAGAAATGTTTGGGTCAACGGCAATGCAATTACAAAACAAGAAGTTTGACATAGGATTTCATCGCCTAGGTGAGTTGAATAGAGAGGCACAACAATATGTTGTTGAAATTGGAATAGAGAAGTGGTCAATTTGCCATGATGGTGGACATAGATATGGAATATTGACTACTAACTTGGCGGAGGCATTTAATAATGTTCTTAAAGGAGCACGTTTTCTACCCGTAACGGCACTCGTAGAGTGTGTATTTTTTAGAGTTAATGCATACTTTGTTGAGCGACGTGAGTTTGCAAGGAAACGATTGATGAAGGGGCttcattatagtccgaagattACAACTTTGTTGGAGGAAAATTGCCAAAAAGGAGCATACCATAAGGTTGTGGCTTTTGACCATGTCGGAGGGGTGTACCAAGTCACAACACGTAGAGGTTCTCGACCCATGTCACATGGTAACCATTTGCACACCGTTGATTTATCCAAGAGGACATGTACTTGTAACAAGTTCCAAACATACAAGTATCCATGTTCACATGTGTATGCCGTTTGTAAAAAGAAGGGTTTAAATGCTACTCAATTTGTGGACATCGCCTATTCTACCGGAGAACACTTAGCTTCATATGCTTCTAAATTTCACCCTTTGAAAGATGAGGCTTATTGGGGTCCTTACAATGGGCCTAAAATAATGTGCGATGAGCAAAATAAACGGGGAAAAGGAAGACGGAAGAATAAAAGATTTCTTAATGAAATGGATGAGAAGAGTAAGAACAAGGTCACATGTAGTTTGTGTCGTGGTTTAGGCCACAATAAAAAAACTTGTACTATGAGAGTTAACAATTTACAAGGGTATTCTACTACTTACATttctctttaattttttttattaccaTAATTTTTTGTTATTATTTGAACATTTATTTTTATGCTAATCTAATAATCTTCTTTTAAATGTGTAGGAATAatggaacaacatcaacaacaaggcCCGGTGAACCCGGAACTTCTCACACAACAAGAGGTACACAGGAGCAAGGCAATATTGGAAGGGGGGGACGTTGGTTCCCTTCGATGTAGGTCACACTTAGTTTCGCACAAGGGGTTTTTGGTAAGTGAGCATGTAGTTAATTTCATTAGGGACACTCAGTTTTTTTTTTAGGGTTATTTGATGGCAATAATCCAATCTATGACCCATCTTCTCTAAATAAGCCCAACTACATTTTAACTAGGAATAAACCCGACTTTACCTGCTGTCTTCTCAAAACAACACTGGTGACCGGCAACCTAATTAGCAGGTGATTGTTTTCTTTAACTTTGAAGCATCATCATTCATCAACATAAAAAATACCTATCACTCTCACGGTCTCACCATACATCCTTCACCAATGAGGCAATCACCATTCACCCACAACAACTCTCCAGTAaccaccaacgaccaccaccGCCACACTTACCAACTCTCAAGTTGGTTGTTGATCATAGCCGTTTGGTGTGTTTACTTGCATATGGTGTCCTGGAATGACCAGTTTTGTTGTACATTATTTATTGTTTGCCTGTTTGGTATGTTGGATTGGGGTGAAGCTGTGAAATTGTGTCTGATACACTAATGTATCACGATTCGACGACGATTGATTTTTGACTAATTCCAGCATAACAGCATATTCGCCTCCATAAAGTACCTGGATTGTTTATTTTTTTGGTGTGGGTGATGAAGGTTCGGAGTGATGTGACGATCTATCCATAAAAATGAGATTTGAGACAATTAATGTGAATGGATATGGAAACGGTTTTAGAAATGGGGATGTTAACAGAAACGGAGGGGTGTATGGTTATGTTGAGATACAAAATGGTCATAATCAGTTGATGAAGGGCTCTTCTTTGAACGAATCTTAGGCGAAATAGGgagaatgaaagaaaaaaaataaaaggaagaagtagaaatgaagaaattagagaaagactaaataaatgaataaggaagaaggaagaagaagaaatgaataaagaactagaaaaaaaaatagaaaagaaatggaCCAGATAGTCACCGGTTGGAAAATGGGTGATAACAGGTAAATTATGAGAACAGTTCAATACTAGTTAAATGATGTCAAAGTTCGGATTTTTTTCAGTTAAACATTAATTTGGATTAATATAAGAAGATAGggcatagtttggattattcacgtgaaataacccttttttttattcataggttagTGGGGTTGAAGTTTAATGTGGAATTAATAAGTGCTTTGGTTGAGCGATGGAGGCCGGAAACCCATTCATTTCACTTGACTATTGGCGAGGCTACTATGACCTTGCAAGATGTTCAAGTGTTGTTAGGGCTACGGATTAGAGAGGATATTGTTAGTGGAACAACCGCTTATAATTGGCCCTTGTTAGTAACTGAACTCTTAGGCAAAACACCGGGTGATGGAGACCTTAAGGGGGCTTCTTTGAGGATTGGTTGGTTGTTAGAACAATTTAGTGGTCTTCAGGAAGATGCAAATGAAGATGTTCTACATCAATATGTGAGGGCATATTTGCTTCTCTTAATGGCAACTATCATGTTTCCGGATAAGAGTGGTAATGACATTCAAGTTGTTTATTTGCCTTTGTTGAGGGATTTGACCAACTTAGATAATTACTCTTGGGGAAGTGCCGTACTTGCTACTTTATATCGCAATTTATGTAGAGCAAGCAACGTGAAGTCCAAAGACATTGGAGGTCCCCTTGTTCTATTGCAATTGTGGGCATGAGAGAGGATTAGTATTGGTCGACCTACACTCATGAGACCCGTTAATGCTACTCATCATGGACCGAACCCATTAGGTTCTCAACATCAAATAAGGATTGACTCATTGGGTCGTAGGTGGGCAAGTGTGAATCGTAAGAGGCCGGAAGGGGTGACCACACTAATTGGGTATAGGGATGCTTTTGATTCAATGCGACATGATCAGTTTACATGGCAACCTTACACCCGACAGATTTTCTCTTTTTTGCCCGAGTTTTGTTATGATGACTCCGACTATTGGACAGTGATGGCACCTATGATTTGTTTCGACATTGTTGAGTGGCATTTTCCTAATAGGGTAGCTCGTCAATTTGGGTGGAAACAATATATCCCTTTAAACTCTAATACCGAACCTAACTTGCACAAAGTTGACAAAAGGGGTGCCTCTTCACAGAATTGGATAGAAAAACATCAACCCTACATATCAAATTGGGTTAGGAGGGGTGATTTTTGGTTCCGTGGTGTAGAGGATGATATTGAAATGAGCTACTACGACCCTTACATGGTTTGGTACCGGGATCGCACTATTCTTCGCTTAAACCCTCCCCCCCCCCCAAGCTACTTATCAAGCACCATTTGGAGCCACACAATATCTTGTAAGTACACTTAATATACTTGTCTTTTAATTCTTAACCAATATATCATAACATGTGATATTCTTATACTACTTATTTTGTTTTAGGCGCATGGTTTCGTCAATGTCCATGATACATGTGATAAGGAGCTTCGACAAATGCCTCTTGAGGTGCCTCCTCATTTCCGCACAATGGTTTCACACCTACGGGACTTCTCCTCTCAATCGCTTGAACATGTAGGCTATTTCCATCTCCTTCAACCAACCGTAGAACCAAGGGAAGAAAGTTCACCAATGGTTCAAGAGTCCCTCGACTCAATGAATGTGGATGACGATGCACCTTTGGTTCAATACACTAGGAGGGCTAGACGCTCTAAGTCTTCCATGCCGGCTAGACACTCTATGTCTTCCATGACTTCCATGTCTTCATTGCCGGCCATGTCTTCAATGCCGACCATGTCTTCAATGTCACCCGTCAATGAACAAGGTACCCCGGAGCCTAAGAAAGGGTTTTGGAGTCGCATTCGAGGAAAAAGCAAGAAGAAGACTTGATGACTTGATGTAATAGTTAGAGGATTAATGTATTTGACATTTTAGATGGTTAATTTGTTTGACATTTTAGTTGTAAAACTTAGAATTTAATCCCCTTGTGCGAAGCTTATGTGGTGTGTAAActcgttttttatttttaataggcAATGGTTTGTGTTGTCCTTTGCATTGTTGAGTTTGGTTTTCTTTTTTGGCAAGGGAACGAAATGAGGACGAAGGGAATTTGTCCAgcgttgaaaaaaaaaaggaaactcGAAGAACACGCCATATACAATGGCGGGTTTCAAGAGGAagacacgccattacgtatggcgtgtttaatATTTGAGATTTTATCAGCTACTGGAAAGGGGCTAAAAATTGTGCTGCTTAAACACGCCATAGCTAATGGCGTGTtttctgaaggaaaagtagatctatatacttacatattcatatatgttttaatttaatttgtcataaaattaaagaatgatcttatgcatgcaaacatataaacaaaataaagaagaaacattgttcttacattggattttcggtttatagggcacaagagagatcacctttctctcctgttcttgagctttccttttggatgaacaaagacccaagtgtaggatctctcccaaggatttatacccaaagctcactcttaattaaaattaatattataaatactagtacaatattaatcttgtaaaaattgacccaaaaaaaaatattataggacacttaatattttcggttttatgggaggaggaagaaggaaacttttttatctctctaaaactcaaattttagaataatgaagaatgaataataccacacaaaacattttgtgtatattaggtaaaataagaggaaaaaccacaaaacctctctcaaaaccgggtggaaggggggcatgggagggagccaatgcatgctctagttatTTTgcatgctaatccatgttcacttaaacggggttcaatttgtctctataacggggttcaattttttataaccctgactaggggttgacaattcctatcgcactcattcccttcgactagccacaaccatcataacccaaaatatgcccatttgaccccatttacgaaggtcgtagtaacacaaatcaaagttaatctgaaactgtgccatcttaggcgaatagtctttagtcaaaagaatcgactcatttgaatactatagtagctctcgccacgaccaggctatataaatttgccagaactctataagcggtcataaggcccgacaaaatattcctaacagtctgcctatgtgatcgactagtcatctctcatgactctatggcacttgaacttgccatcaatcgcatcacactctagtcacttcgagacgtcacctcatgtaagtaactatgggcgaatataatgctaatccatgttcacttaaacggggttcaatttgtctctacaacccgttggatgtaacaaagtataaagtgggagggagccaatgcatgctctagttgttcttcccaatgagcaataggtatgcaaggctagattagtaggtaatcatcatgccctccactaatataatcaacataatatttgcttaatcttcctctaattttcggtacatatagttaatatgaattccatattattttgtcaatttgtcaatatgttacatgtcacatgtcacataaatttgttatgtatttttaacatattaaaaatcaacgtattaataaaaatacgtcatatacaaaaaacgacttagtaattcataattacttgtaccaaaatatttataaatcacaacaatttatatttataataattcattcaaattcaattgtttccttaaacaataatttcatctgagtaatgatacaattcgattactcagaccgtatctcattttaatcaatttcaatgagatacataaatattacttccaaaaatcgtccgtcaattttaattaaattaattgactcgtaacgttatacgatcaattaattgatcaattaagagtgttgccctataggtatgacctaggggatcaactgatcaccaccatcgcacgacagtaatgtcaaactctagtcagccaatcattaccgatatatgttgaccagttgacagtaaaaattacttcccaattgtattctttaaaatgagacttaaacatgtgatcatcatgatcaatagttgtgatcgcattattgtcggagg
This sequence is a window from Silene latifolia isolate original U9 population chromosome 8, ASM4854445v1, whole genome shotgun sequence. Protein-coding genes within it:
- the LOC141596697 gene encoding acyl-CoA hydrolase 2-like isoform X1; the encoded protein is MNTESVVEFLSEIPLIQRLPSSSVTKIAELVKVKHYDEGKFVIPNGECEGVYFILEGEAEVLWYSVEAIHLDPVLKRYDYFGCGVTAYVVVASSKLTCLVLASQHCGLLQPKSIWDALERQENAPVESILQLDPIKVNLFQAITLPYALRLRNVFGGQLIGHALAAASKTVDCSKTVHHLQAYFLLVGDNNIPIKYEVHRVHDGKSFDSRRVEAVQKGNVLFTMLASFQWLFFMQKEGKGFEYQDAVMPLVPAPDMSLPLEELRERRIIDPRLPRTFRNKMAITKYEFSPIEIRFCYPDISTKQTKSLPRLKYWFRAKGKLSDDQALHRCVVAYTSDILFLEVSGNPHRQSGLKLRVLSLNHTMWFHRPVKADDWLLFVIKSPSSFADRGVVLGQMFNQNGELVVTALQEGLLRVAREPHTTIKPKL
- the LOC141596697 gene encoding acyl-CoA hydrolase 2-like isoform X5, producing the protein MNTESVVEFLSEIPLIQRLPSSSVTKIAELVKVKHYDEGKFVIPNGECEGVYFILEGEAEVLWYSVEAIHLDPVLKRYDYFGCGVTAYVVVASSKVNLFQAITLPYALRLRNVFGGQLIGHALAAASKTVDCSKTVHHLQAYFLLVGDNNIPIKYEVHRVHDGKSFDSRRVEAVQKGNVLFTMLASFQKEGKGFEYQDAVMPLVPAPDMSLPLEELRERRIIDPRLPRTFRNKMAITKYEFSPIEIRFCYPDISTKQTKSLPRLKYWFRAKGKLSDDQALHRCVVAYTSDILFLEVSGNPHRQSGLKLRVLSLNHTMWFHRPVKADDWLLFVIKSPSSFADRGVVLGQMFNQNGELVVTALQEGLLRVAREPHTTIKPKL
- the LOC141596697 gene encoding acyl-CoA hydrolase 2-like isoform X2; the encoded protein is MNTESVVEFLSEIPLIQRLPSSSVTKIAELVKVKHYDEGKFVIPNGECEGVYFILEGEAEVLWYSVEAIHLDPVLKRYDYFGCGVTAYVVVASSKLTCLVLASQHCGLLQPKSIWDALERQENAPVESILQLDPIKVNLFQAITLPYALRLRNVFGGQLIGHALAAASKTVDCSKTVHHLQAYFLLVGDNNIPIKYEVHRVHDGKSFDSRRVEAVQKGNVLFTMLASFQKEGKGFEYQDAVMPLVPAPDMSLPLEELRERRIIDPRLPRTFRNKMAITKYEFSPIEIRFCYPDISTKQTKSLPRLKYWFRAKGKLSDDQALHRCVVAYTSDILFLEVSGNPHRQSGLKLRVLSLNHTMWFHRPVKADDWLLFVIKSPSSFADRGVVLGQMFNQNGELVVTALQEGLLRVAREPHTTIKPKL
- the LOC141596697 gene encoding acyl-CoA hydrolase 2-like isoform X3, whose amino-acid sequence is MNTESVVEFLSEIPLIQRLPSSSVTKIAELVKVKHYDEGKFVIPNGECEGVYFILEGEAEVLWYSVEAIHLDPVLKRYDYFGCGVTAYVVVASSKLTCLVLASQHCGLLQPKSIWDALERQENAPVESILQLDPIKVNLFQAITLPYALRLRNVFGGQLIGHALAAASKTVDCSKTVHHLQAYFLLVGDNNIPIKYEVHRVHDGKSFDSRRVEAVQKGNVLFTMLASFQWLFFMQKEGKGFEYQDAVMPLVPAPDMSLPLEELRERRIIDPRLPRLKYWFRAKGKLSDDQALHRCVVAYTSDILFLEVSGNPHRQSGLKLRVLSLNHTMWFHRPVKADDWLLFVIKSPSSFADRGVVLGQMFNQNGELVVTALQEGLLRVAREPHTTIKPKL